A section of the Candidatus Methylomirabilota bacterium genome encodes:
- a CDS encoding aldehyde dehydrogenase family protein, with product NIFDAALPFGGYKQSGWGREMGHDALELYTEVKAVCARL from the coding sequence AACATATTCGACGCCGCGCTCCCCTTTGGCGGATACAAGCAATCAGGCTGGGGCCGCGAGATGGGCCACGACGCGCTGGAGCTCTATACCGAAGTGAAGGCCGTCTGCGCCCGGCTGTAA